The following coding sequences lie in one Arachis ipaensis cultivar K30076 chromosome B03, Araip1.1, whole genome shotgun sequence genomic window:
- the LOC107633505 gene encoding uncharacterized protein LOC107633505 → MGCLSSNTTCQAFENEDVQQKWFTPEFLNEIKCSRLSNHKLTLKPGVTIMLLQNIDQTSGLYNGTRIVNELDNNIIGGTVVTDRNIRDKVYISRMNLVPSDSRFPFKFKWRQFPLTVSFAMTINKSKDQSLLHIGLYLTKSVFIFGQLYIAWLRVKGHSRLKVLILDEDGNPKSSTTNVVFKEVLNNI, encoded by the coding sequence ATGGGGTGTCTAAGTTCTAACACAACATGTCAAGCTTTTGAGAATGAAGATGTTCAACAAAAGTGGTTCACACCAGAGTTTCTAAATGAAATCAAATGTTCCAGACTATCCAACCATAAGTTGACTTTGAAGCCAGGAGTCACTATAATGCTACTGCAAAACATAGACCAGACTTCAGGTTTATACAACGGGACAAGGATAGTTAACGAACTTGACAACAACATAATTGGAGGGACGGTAGTGACCGATAGAAATATTCGCGACAAAGTGTACATTTCAAGAATGAACTTGGTACCTTCAGATTCAAGATTTCCATTTAAGTTCAAATGGAGACAATTTCCATTAACAGTGTCCTTTGCAATGACCATCAACAAGAGTAAGGATCAATCATTATTGCATATAGGACTTTACTTGACAAAATCAGTGTTCATCTTTGGACAACTTTACATTGCTTGGTTAAGAGTTAAGGGTCACAGTAGACTCAAGGTTCTAATTCTAGACGAAGACGGCAATCcaaagtcatcaacaacaaatgtcGTGTTCAAAGAAGTTCttaataatatttag
- the LOC107633506 gene encoding uncharacterized protein LOC107633506, whose protein sequence is MDNKNVVPYNAYLLMFYQALVNVEYSNKSNVIKYLFKYVNKGLDRVAVGVSKETSSGEDAQRWSLVTRLTFYFPGEQNIIFKNDGDLEKIVEEEEEKCTMFLAWTEANKEFEAGQTLTAVAHDMILLGQLMGLHSNFQDACYSIGLLCDDREFFAAINEVAELISGHQLRKIFVLLLISNSVSKPDRVWNATWTLLADEILYERRKALKNQGLNMTDDELKNLCLIEIEKILNSNARSLRNYQSMPYPELSDVRFLQNKLIEEELAYDTNELTNTNLYKKQKMTDKQRLVFTEILNAVIIDSGGFYFVYGHSGCGKTFIWNGLSSTIRSRGNIVLNVTSSRIVSLLLPTGRTAHSRFSIPITITDEYTYKIKHGSLKAGLLIQSSLIIWYEARMFNKICFDALDRMLRDLMSADQHKTHQPFGDKVVVLGGDFRQILSVIPKESRHDILSLAINSSHLWSFCKVLKLHTNMRLLMSYSDQHGEILVSDELEVEIPNDLMITTVDDPLFHLEDFAYPDLLQNMSDYGYFQSRTILTPTLESVENVK, encoded by the exons ATGGATAATAAGAATGTGGTTCCATACAATGCATATCTACTGATGTTTTATCAAGCACTTGTTAATGTAGAATACAGCAACAAGTCAAATGTTATCAAATATTTATTCAAGTATGTGAATAAAGGTCTAGACAGGGTAGCAGTAGGAGTTTCAAAGGAAACTTCCAGTGGAGAGGATGCTCAG AGATGGTCTTTAGTGACGAGATTAACCTTTTATTTTCCTGGAGAGCAAAATATCATCTTTAAAAATGATGGCGATCTTGAGAAAAtcgtggaagaagaggaagaaaaatgtaCGATGTTCTTAGCATGGACGGAGGCCAACAAAGAATTTGAAGCAGGTCAAACTTTGAC AGCGGTTGCACATGATATGATTCTATTAGGACAGTTAATGGGATTACATTCTAACTTCCAAGATGCTTGCTATTCCATCGGACTACTGTGTGACGATAGGGAATTCTTTGCAGCTATTAATGAGGTAGCTGAACTTATATCTGGTCATCAATTGAGAAAAATATTTGTGTTGCTACTGATATCTAATAGCGTTAGTAAACCAGATCGTGTTTGGAATGCAACTTGGACATTATTAGCTGACGAAATACTATACGAGAGGAGAAAAGCATTGAAAAATCAAG GACTAAACATGACTGATGACGAATTAAAAAACCTCTGCCttattgagattgagaagatACTCAACAGCAATGCGAGGTCTTTAAGAAACTATCAATCAATGCCATATCCTGAGTTGTCTGATGTTCGTTTTTTACAGAATAAGCTAATAGAGGAAGAGTTAGCATATGACACAAATGAGTTGACTAATACAAACTTATATAAGAAACAAAAGATGACGGATAAGCAAAGATTAGTATTCACTGAGATACTCAATGCTGTTATTATAGACTCTGGTGGTTTTTACTTCGTTTATGGGCATAGTGGGTGTGGTAAGACATTTATTTGGAATGGACTTTCTTCTACTATTCGATCTAGAGGAAATATTGTTTTAAATGTCACATCCAGTAGAATTGTGTCTTTACTCCTGCCTACTGGTAGAACGGCTCATTCTAGGTTTTCAATACCCATTACAATTACTGATGAATATACTTACAAAATCAAGCATGGCAGTTTGAAGGCTGGGCTGCTCATCCAAAGTAGCTTAATAATTTGGTATGAAGCTCGAATGTTCAATAAAATATGCTTTGATGCACTTGATCGAATGCTCAGGGATCTTATGTCAGCCGACCAACATAAGACACATCAACCATTTGGTGATAAGGTTGTGGTTCTAGGAGGTGATTTCAGACAGATACTTTCGGTGATTCCGAAAGAGTCTAGACACGATATATTGTCATTAGCTATCAACTCATCCCATTTGTGGTCGTTTTGTAAGGTTCTAAAGCTGCATACGAACATGAGGCTTCTAATGTCTTATTCAGATCAACATGGTG AAATATTAGTTAGTGATGAGTTAGAAGTTGAAATTCCAAATGATCTGATGATTACAACTGTTGATGACCCTCTCTTTCATTTGGAAGATTTTGCATATCCAGATTTGTTACAAAACATGTCAGATTACGGGTATTTTCAGAGTAGGACAATTCTTACACCCACGCTTGAGAGTGTCGAGAATGTAAAATGA